The sequence ttatttcaaaaacagaaaagattTTGGAGACAGGAATGTTAATCAGTTGAATAGAGCAAACAATTAGTGTAGCCGATTCCCAAGAGAAGTAGATCCAGAAAGTCAGCCTAAACTTGAAAAGAGCAAGGCCTGTACATAAGAACTACTGccactctttttctttaacacTGTCATACTTATTCCCTCCTGAAAACAATGCAAAAATATTTGCAACCCATGTTGCCAATTCTTGCAAGGTTTACTTCAGAAACTCCTTAATTATTTGTCTGAAACCcgttattttatcataaagAAACAAGAATTGTGTAATACCATAGAGGAACATATATAATCCCAACTTATGTTGACAAGTAGCAATAGGTGAGGTCCAAGAGGAAGCATAGAAAGAAATTAGCGagattttttaagaaaaccCTAGTTGATGTGTTAATATCAGTCGAGTTCACTATGTTGCAGTTTGATCAATTAATATATCCTCGAACTATTTCATATAacgagaagaagaagaaaaagatagttCCACAATTAATGAACAAGAAGACTATTTCCAGAAACCATAAAAAGTAGTCTAATATAAGaaccaaaaaggaaaaaaaaaaaaaaaaagcagacACCCTAAAGAACATCACAGAaggagtagaagaagaagaaaaaacatggtgatgatgatggtgaGTACAAGAAATCCATGAAATAAGCTGACCTTTCTATCCAACAAAAGCCCACGATCTTGCCCGCCTACTGTAATCCAATAGAGAAAGCTGCAAATTCGGCAATCCGATTATCCGACACATTGCCACCATGTCACCAgaatggttttttttttttattgttattatctCAAAATGGAGCCCTACTGCCTGAGTTTGTCCCGGCCCATCCGTCTACCGGCAACTGCACGTTTGACGGCATAGTCAGTGGTAAATTAAAGAACGGCAATCCACCTGAGGTTGCTGCCCCATCAGGAAATGGATTATTCCCAACTCCACTTCCCCCACCACCACCGCTGCTACCGCTCTGCATCTGTAGCTGCTCATCTTCATCCAAGGGTAGCCTCTCATATGCAACGTTTGTGAAAGATGCTGCGATGACAATCACCGGCCCGGCTGCCGTCAACTCTCCCACCACGCTTCCTCCGACCACCTGCCCTTGCCCACCAGCAAGAAAGATTGTTAGGCTAGTTGCGCCAGGTGGGGCTGGTGGAGGCAAGAAAGATCCAGATAAAGATAAGATCTCAAATCTGCCATGAAGAGTAACAACAGCTCCAGCTGCAGCTGGTTGCCTGATGCTAACGTTAGTCACGGTTCCCGCTCCACTAAGTATACAAATCCCTCTCTGCCGTCTACGTGCATAGTTTGAGATACACTCAAACACATCGCATCCATTTCCTACTTCAAGAATGTGGGCTCGCAGAGTGTTGGCGCTCTCTCTAGTAATTATGACAGGAGGTTTTGGTTTATTCCTTGAACCAGGCGGGCGACCTCTAGGCCGGCGAGCCACGATGTCTCCAGAGTTTGTAGCCGCAGCAACTAGGTCTAGGCCTTGTTGGGAACCGTCTTCATGTTGCTGGTGGTGGTCAGTGGAGAAATGACCGCCGCCAGGACGATTGGAATCGTGGTCTTCAGATTCAAGCTGGCGCTGGAGGTGAAGGTCAGGTCTATGGTGGAGCTGATGAACATAGCGAGTAGTGCCTAAATCCAAACCTGCCATGCCAAcatcaaaaggaaaagaaaacaggaAAGCGAGATGATTAattgatttgttttatttgttaaaaaatttaggaaagaaattttaattatttttgagatGATTAAACACTGTTTGTTTTGttgtttaatataaatatatatcgtAAAGGCTGAAGGTGGAGAAggaaattataaacaaaatccttttttaaaaaaaagggaTGGGAACTCCGGGACTCGacagaaaaatttaaaaaaaagaagtggatatgtatattttgggaagaaaatcaagaaaaacaaaggaGATGAATGAAGGATATTGAGTGCAGAGAAAGGGAAAGGGAAGGGAAGGGAAGGAGGAGAGGAGAGGGGACAAGAACTCTAAAAAACGCAGTCATTTCTCTCACAACCCAaaagttttaatatttgattagaATAATGGTTTgttgagaaatattttattttcgttTTCTTACTTTGAGATATGTAAGAGGTTGGATCATAATCAATTCCCACTCTCACAAACAGAGCTGTGAATTAATATGGTTCCCTCAAGAAGAAGCTCTTTCCCTTTATTCTAGtctttttctcaaaataaacaCTTAAATATTGAAGACtgtaaagaaagataaaatccTTTTAAATTCGAATTCCACTTTGGAGAACTCAAAATTCGATTTCAACTTCatcaatttgattaaattgGCTCATCCCATATTTTTAGATTGacaatgttttttttttattttgtattaattagatttaaaatataaatattagtatattttctaaagatCTTTATGATTTTTCATTATAATGGTGTTAAATTCcactttaatataaatttttatgattttccATTATGGATGtgttaagtttatttttccaatattagtgaaataaaaattcaattccaTACTCAGACAATTAAACTCATCAAAAGACATTTATAAAATCGATATATAGTTTAGTGCCATCGAATGGAACTTTTTTTCGGAGAATTACAATCTATGACTCCGTCAATACAATTGGTGATTAGCCAAATCGAGCcatttaagtaaaaaattaaaaagatcaACCAAATTTGCAAGATGTaagagtttaaatttttagtgcaattacactttatttttatattttatatcaaaatttatttattaatatttattaataaaatatccatattttttctaaaaaatttatttgattataaccTTCTATAAAAGTATTTGATAATGTTAGTTTGAGTATACTTGATAAAGCTCCAATggtaaaaatattgaattacAAAGATTAACAGTGTTAATTAAAATGGTAGAAGTTTAAATAGATTTATGAACTTTTCAACTAAAAAGTACGAagtttaaatcattttctttcatatattttattatctaaaactgtaatttaattcaattgaaattatttttaagtcaATCTCCTCTATCAATATCTTGTAGCTTATGAATTAACTTAAGTCATTTACATTACTATGAAAAACCACATAGCTTGGACAATTCGTtcattttgaatatttatgaaatacttctataataaattctttaacatataaagaaatctatatataaggtgaaattattttccatataaaattatcaaaatcacCTATTTATTTGGtagatttaatataattaacccattttttagtatttaaggTGGAGAAAATTctcatttataaattctacAGTTGTCTTTTAGTAAAATGGAAAACGATTTAGGAAACTTTTTAGATGATATTAAGTATCAATTTCATATATCTTATaaattgctaaatattttatcatatatactCACCTCTAGTAAATCCGCtagcaaattaaaaaaatattctatcTGCAAGATAGAATTATGATCTTAAACTAGcacatttattaattctagcaatattttatcatttatgcCTATTTAATTGGtagtaaattaatagataaagGATCAAATATCTCGTTAAACTTGTAGCTCATGAtcaaaaaaatctatttttaactattttaatagATAAGTCTAGAACTTCTATTTAAAGATCAAATAGATCCACATTTTGAAAAGTTTATGAGCATATTTactatatttcttatttaaattaaataaaagaataaaatccgaataaatattaattcttaatattgaaaactaaatttttttatttttatatattaaaaattattttttattttattggaaaaaattaaaattaacaatttttaCTCTATTTCACTATCATTGTTGATTTTTACAAACTATTATCAACACACTTTCAATCAAAATTTGGATATATTTAGTCTTTAAATAGGAGTTATAGACCTATTTactaaaatgattaaaattggACTCATTTGACCTTAACATACGAATTCAAGTGAATATTTAATCCTTCATCCGAACACTAATTTACCCATCATAATATTGAGGAACgatcaattattattgataaagtGTAGAAATTTTCTCTTAATAACCTAGAAAACTCTGTAAGAAGATTagatttcattttcttcttttacccTTATTATGATATAACTAGTCATCACCTTGGTGGTGTAGGGTTATAAAACATTTtcatcatattataaattttattaattgtatatccggaaaattaaatattatggtTATACGTCAAAGAAaacatacaaaaaaaataatcaatatttactttgaaagggctgacaataaaaagaaaatgcctTAGGCTTATAAACAAAGCACACACTACCACTGAGTTTAAACAAACCCAAAcacataaatataacaaaagaaatctAAACAAATTGCAAGTCTTGAATGCTCAAATCCACTAAGAAAACACACATTAATTAGAATATGATTGGGTGGTTAATTGCACGCGACATGAGAGGAGAGTAAGGGAAGTGATGATATAAGTAGTGTGCTCTAATGATAAAAACATTTGAGCAGATGAACCCTAGAAGGAGGAGTAGGAGGAGTGTGGGTGGGGTTAAGCCATGTTGGTCAGGAGGTTTAGACTTTTAATTTGTGGTGGAAAACTAACTATGGTTAACGCATAAAGTTGACCAAAGATTGGTTGAGTTAGAGAGGGAGGGggactttttatattttaaaatttaaacaaataaaaaaaatctaatccaaaaaattaaataaaaaggaaatgtTGCACAAAAACCAGAGGAGAGTGGGCAAGTGGGGGATGTCGCTACGGCGCGTGGGTCCCATCCTCTTTGTCTTCTCCTCCCACCCTGGACGGCCACTCTTCCATCTCCTACTCTCCCTCTTCCCCCCCTTTGGCTGCCAACATTGCTTGACTGCCTCATGTCTAATGTGATAATTGTGTGCCACTctgtttctcatattttagCTACTTGCCATCAATTTGTTTTCTCCAAAAGGTAAAATTTTCAAGTTGAAACTTGGGATATGGTTTAGGTAGCCCTTGCTTTTTGAatcaaatttctctttccaTTTTCCCTTCATTTAggattttgatattttattttttattaattattaatattcttatttgtataataaaataactcttGAACTCGAGTcaatgtattattatttattattactagTAGTAAAAATCTACCACAAATATGTTACATATAAGTATAagaaattgttattttttattgtatagtTTACgagttattaaattttaataacttattattattttattttatttaaaacataaattatctattttttctctatattAATCTTAAGCTTCAacatatctttttaattttaataattgagaTTGTATACATATTATgattatatgaaattaaattaaaaattatgtgcGGTAAAACATGAGAGCAAACACTGACCGTTTTGTTCTATTAGGttgaagaattttttttcttaataactCAAActaaatcatatatttttaaaactgaACCTGGTTTCATTTAGGATTGGAGCTTTTAATTTGACTTTAAGTGAAATGTAAGAGTCTATTTTGaagagatttttaaaaaataattaattacaataaataaatatatcacttaaattaaatattgtacTCAAAatagggaaaaagaaaacaaaactaaaCAGTGAAGTTACAATAAATtgtaaaacataaaaaagaaattatataaattggtATATAAAAGTTTAGAGTTTGGTATgacatttataaaataaaaagtcaaaCTTAATGATAAATCATAATAAACTAAAGAATACAGTCAAATGCAGTTTGGTTCAATcaaaagtaatatttatagataagtatatgattgaattataaaaagtaaattaatataattgtattaaattaataaatataacaactTTTCACCAATCACTTTGTgagtaataattaaaacttaataatGCTGTTCTGTAAATAATTtagtagttaatttttttaacaaaagcATGCAAGTAAAGTacattctcattttttaatatattttatataatcttGAACTTTGTAAGAAGCAATAACTAAGAGAAGTCTAGTCCAAAAGATTGAATGCTAATTGATGGAGAAAGTTGAACCAACCAATTGGCATGATGATATTTGACACCTCACGACTATAGTGCcctaaattatatatacaaaaaaaaaataaagaactgaagaaacttagtttaataattaaaagacgTCAATGGATACTCATTTATCCAATCGCAAAATTAACAACGAATTCTTTGGGTatatttaaattgtttggACGGAAGGATATTAGggcttaattattaattttctgaAGAACTTTGTCCGCATTGGGTACCCAACCACGTGTTgccaaatattattatatttttaactaaaggcttttatattaaaagatgtAATCAATTATGTGTATAAACAAATGGACTTTAACGAAAGAGTTGTTGGtgcattattttaattataacaatCTTAATAGACCACTAGATTAAGGTTCTGTCAAGTCCAAAAACCCCACGCTCCCCCGCCACCCAcccaaaaggaaaagaaattaaattaaattaaatttgaagcTTTTGTTcctttacttatttttttattttgcttttttgttggctttttatataaaatattcctTGCAATAGaggtaatatatatatatataaaatcatttttgGAATATTATGTCAGAGGGGAAAATAAAGACTCCAATGCTGTAAAAATCACAAGCCCTGTGagatttgattaattattctcttatttagaattttgttTGAAGGGACATACTGATACAAGTAAAAAACTCATCCTTGATGTTTATCGACCTTTTcgttaaacaaaaataaaatgattaatattgatagttaaacaaaaaaaagcagcaataaaataattaatgattaattgatagttaaaagaaaaaacagttTGATGTATCAGAATTTGTTGcagtttaatcatgaacaaataaatataaatataatccgTTGTAAAAGTTACAATAGCTTTCCATCACAGTTATTGTTTTTTAACTGTTGTAGAAAGATTAATACCAAAAGAGGGAAGGTGTTTAGTTCTATTATTACCCGTTACTTTTCTGGTTAATCTTTCTggaattagaaatagaaatcgGCAAGAGATGGCATAAGACTTTACATGTAAATATCCTTTGGGACAATGTAGCAAATTGATAGCATCgattataattgaaaaattagtGGAGAAGGAATCAAGATTAATtaggaatatatatatatatatatatataattgggCCATATATCTTATAAGCTCATTAAAtttgagtatttttataatttaacccataagaaaatatttattcaactAAATCCAATTTGATTTATGCTGTATGCTTTCTGactttgataattattttagtttgtgACCTTGTAGATTTTATTTATGGCAGTAAATCATAATTAACTAATTCATGCAAActacttattatttaatattgatcATTATTCAACTCCTTCCAATAGTACTAAAACCCGTCAAGGGGTTTACCTATGACTCTAATGAATAGTTTACAGTAATACTTGATAGATTAATAATcccaattaaataatattttttatcaatgcCGATTTAATTAGGAGTAGCATGATAGAATAATagttcattaaatttataataatatatatttttcagaaAAACCACATAGGTCCTGGTTGGcatataaattacttttttttttttttaatttaggatattttaaaaaatttcaatttagggTAAAAGTGAaaattgttttgtttttagGGTAGTTTGAGGAGTAATTCTCAATTTATAGTAGAAATAGGCATACGTAATGTCTACTATTGAGAGTAGCAGACAACGCTCTCCTCCAGTTGGACTGGCAGATAGGGCTATTCCCCACACCAAATGGCgaatagaaattgaaaattgaagCCCCGTCCGCCACTTCAATTGGTGGACAggttctaaataattaaaaaaaaaagaccgTCCACTAGTTTAAGTGGTGgatagatttaaaataaaattggtgaaaatgtctaaaataaaaaaaaaatctatccACCAATTGAAGTGGCAGGcatatttctaataataataataaaacttttaacaattcaattgaattcgtagccaataatttaataaattttattattataatagtattattatagtaataatttttattactgtagtaatttaataaataataaaaaaaattggtgTCGTTCGTCTGTCGAACAAGCAGACAAGTCTGTCTGCCAGTCCAACAAGCGGACAGGACcaaagtctttttttttttttcttttgacttttAAAACTATCTCAAAGTAGAACTTTTTTTCAGAACAACCTTAAATTGAGAATTTTGTATATTTCTACCTtgaaatagtaataataaaaatttcaaatgcattaaatgaagaagaacccctaatattttctttatacatCAAAACTATATTACCATGCATGACTCGGTTAAGAGGTCCTTGTGAAATGTATATTCGTAATTTGGTTGAATTTTTGGTTAAACAAATACATGGAATAATGGTAATTCATAATTTGGTAATTGTGTAATATTTAAAAGGTTGCAACCACAAAATTAAATGgttaaaagaatttcttttttaatcttttattaacGAGAATTTGAACTCATGCTTTTTGTGAAGGTCTGCAGAACACGgattaaatttaatcaaaaaattaagctttaattaaagcataaattagatttaagatgACAGAATGAAAAAAATGTTTTGAACCAATTTACTTCTTTAATAATACAAGTTGAGAGGACATGTGCAGGGATGGATGGAGTCAACATGGACCAATGGTACCTCGGAGGCCAATGGTGATTCGAATGTGGCTCGCTTGTGTCAAACACATATTTaatgttgatgtcttcactaagaatcattcacctaatcaagtaaataaattctaaCATCTAATTAAGGaaagaaactctaactcccaacaaaatccttaaataacttgtacttaagaaccttaattataaagaattaaagattatttaacataaacataagcttacattaaactaagtttgtaaaataccaaactttcacttgataaattcaccaagtttataaagaacaaaagaagagaattaactccaaaatagtcaatatttaacaatttcctttacatagaaatttgtaCTAGTTTATATACgccttaaaataaaataattctataatgataagaaaataaataataataagactaTGAGTAGGACTCCTAAActaaatagataatttaaaGCAAGACTgctaactattaaaagacttctttaaatgagcAAATACTCTTAAAATTCATCAAACCCAAACCCATGTGATATGCGGCTCATTCTTGAATGTTAGACTCtaaatagcttgacttgtttattttgaCTTGTCCATGCCTCCAGATGTTGgattaagttgataagagtatcttgaggccCATTGTTTAAATTAAGTCCAACCTCACGTAGATTTTGAATCTAACTAAGATTTCTAGTTGTATTAGGATTcctaatagaaatataatttctttcatcGCGTCAattcctaatatcatcaggactccttgctggatGAAGATTTCTAGGTAGAATTAGAATTCCTTATTGAAGTAGAATTCCTTAAGGAaataggatttgcatcattagtaTTTCTTATTGGAGTAGAATTTCGTGTGCTACATGAATTCTCATCAAATGGAGAATTAGTAACTTGAACCAATAATCTATGGGGCTGCTGCTGCTATGACTTCTTAGGCTGTCTTTATTCATGATTTGTGGAAAGAGTAATGGATGTTAGAGATTTGTAAGGTGAAAGCAAAGAGTAGTGCAACTTGCAATTGAGTAAGGAGTGAGTGAAGAGCCTGGGCGTCACGTGTGGTTACCGAGTCAATGACAGCAGAAGGAGAAGGTGGATTAAGGTAAACCTTATTATTTGTCGGCCACGAGGCAGTTGCCATTTCCTTTACCTTTGGGAATTGCTTTCTTTCTCCCCTTAAATCCCGGGGGTCTTTAAGAACCCAATGCCATGCCTCCCCACTCCAGTCTGAACTTTACCTGCCCCTTCCCTTTGCCCTTCAACTTAATTCACTTtggtttttcttcttcctcttttctcttttctctccaCTTTCTAGTTTTGATTCGAGTGagttatcatatatatatatatatatatatatatatatatatatatatatatatatatatatatatatatatattgtctTTTCCTTACGGTTTATTATTAATGGCcagtataaataataaaatttaaatataattataagataCTTTATGTATATATCGTTTATCCAATATTAATTGTATTACAGTGGAGTGTGGATTTCatatgaattttgtttttgacTTGCATGCGTGAAATGTTTTATCATCTTATCAATTGATTGTTCATCATTTCATCAAGTAAAAGAGCTCGAATGGATGGTAAGTAGTTCGACCAAATGGAATCCTtaatataatttgttaaagaaaagtttgtcttaaaaatattcatttttagtACTTAATAGAAATGAAGTTGCATGGGCCCTAAGAGTGCGTGTAAATATttcataaacaaaataaggtGTTTTGGACAAAATATAGTATAAATCATGGCACCAAAAAACAAGAAAGCTTAGGAAAATCTTTAGGAATATCAATTAGTGGAAAGTACTGCAAACAAACATCAGGGAGTTGTTGAAGAGTGAGTAGAAACGCCGAGTTAAACTCGTGGAGAGAAGAAATGGGCATGCTTTATTATTTCTGTCTAAAGAGTAAGATGTATGCAGGTCTTTTATCTCTAAAAAGtgtactttttcttttgggttagGGCAGAGTTCGTAGTTAATGTAAAAGAAGgagattatttttcttttatatataaatataaatatgaagaATAAATTCCAAGTTAGGTTGTCTAAAACCCTCCTAAAATCTAGGCTATCAGAGCTTCCAGTTTGGATCCAGGATGACTTTAATGATAGAAAAAGCCAAAGCCCAGCCTCGACTTTCCTTGATAAgaccttatatatatatatatatatatatatgaatatatatgaTCTGTCCTTGAAAGACCCACCAACCCTGCTACTGCAAATTCTAGTCCACCCTCCAAATCCCCACATGTCTACATCACACGTCAACAATACCAGATCTCTTTGAGAAAATGTCAAGTGCATTCTTGGCTTAAACATGGTCTCtctgcttcttttttttttttttttggatttacTCCACGTTTTAGTTAGTACGTGTAGTAGTTTGATATCTTCCCTTATTTCTTGGCCTCCAACCCTAAATGGATGCCGTGACCTAGCTCTTCTGCTTGCTATATAGATTTCTTACATAACATAGAATCTCTTTTATTAGACttgcataatatatattacatacATACTCTGTCTCAAGATTGCATGTTTAAGTTTTATCCGCATatgtttcaaaacaataaaaaaagaagttttatcCGTATATATGTCGCTTTAAGTTTATCTTCATCCACCCCTCTTAgatatttcaataataaaataaaaaataagtacaaaaaaaatcttagtaattcattttctaatattttttaaatttattccttttaaaaaattatctacgATGGCTTATTGCAAATAGATAAAGAATTTGATATGTTTATTTTGattcatcattatttttttatgtttagtatataaaaatatgaatttagagCTAAATAGCTCCTAATCTTATTATTTGACCATCTAATTAATTTCATCAGAACAATGACTTCTTCATCATGATTTGACGATGATATTAGAGCTTTTCATTTATAAACCAACATTAGAGTCTTTTTAGATTGCAGGATTTGAAATCGGTATTGAAACTATAATTCAGTGTGTAGACTAAAAAAACAAGAACTGGAATTTCacaccaaaaaaaataataaaatgctTTAGTGCaaaacttgaaaaaataacacacttcagaataataattataaatataaagttatatttgtatatatgtgTGAGTTTTGAGGACAAATTTGACACTGTATTTTAAAGGTCTAAAGCCAGGAATTCAAGATTTGCTATAAGGATACGAAGCCAAACccaattttagaaataatgaAATGAAGTTGAAAATTCTAGTTCCAATTCCAAATTCTAAGACCAAGTTAATTACAAGTTATATTACTActtatgaagaaaaagaatgagagAAATGGATTGATTCTCAGCTGCTTAGCATAAGAATGGGGCAAAAAATAAAGGGTTTGAAAAGTTAAACGTTCTttcaaattctaatattttatgtcGGT comes from Ricinus communis isolate WT05 ecotype wild-type chromosome 5, ASM1957865v1, whole genome shotgun sequence and encodes:
- the LOC8284608 gene encoding AT-hook motif nuclear-localized protein 23 — translated: MAGLDLGTTRYVHQLHHRPDLHLQRQLESEDHDSNRPGGGHFSTDHHQQHEDGSQQGLDLVAAATNSGDIVARRPRGRPPGSRNKPKPPVIITRESANTLRAHILEVGNGCDVFECISNYARRRQRGICILSGAGTVTNVSIRQPAAAGAVVTLHGRFEILSLSGSFLPPPAPPGATSLTIFLAGGQGQVVGGSVVGELTAAGPVIVIAASFTNVAYERLPLDEDEQLQMQSGSSGGGGGSGVGNNPFPDGAATSGGLPFFNLPLTMPSNVQLPVDGWAGTNSGSRAPF